The Microbacterium limosum genome contains a region encoding:
- a CDS encoding inositol monophosphatase family protein — MTDPLDLQSLAVDIAREAGALAARRRSEGVAIAATKSTLADIVTEADREVEQYIRGRLQAERPDDGFLGEESGAAESGSGLTWVVDPIDGTVNYAYGIPAYAVSIAAVTGEPDPARWEAQAGAVFNPATGEMFRAALHHGAWMNDRRIEVSGSPSPAGALIATGFSYDPDRRTSQLAMLAHVMPLARDIRRIGAGSLDLASVAAGRVDAYYERGLWPWDLAAGALLVREAGGRVAGAGGAPLGRETMLAGSGEFFDRLDAVLAPLVRAE, encoded by the coding sequence GTGACAGATCCTCTCGACCTCCAGTCGCTCGCCGTCGACATCGCCCGTGAGGCGGGTGCGCTCGCGGCTCGGCGCCGATCGGAGGGCGTCGCCATCGCCGCGACGAAGTCGACGCTCGCCGACATCGTCACCGAGGCCGACCGCGAGGTCGAGCAGTACATCCGCGGCCGCCTGCAGGCGGAGCGACCGGACGACGGCTTCCTGGGAGAGGAATCCGGCGCCGCCGAGAGCGGGTCCGGGCTGACGTGGGTCGTCGACCCGATCGACGGCACCGTCAACTACGCCTACGGCATCCCCGCCTATGCGGTGTCGATCGCCGCCGTGACGGGCGAGCCCGACCCCGCGCGCTGGGAGGCCCAGGCCGGGGCCGTCTTCAATCCCGCGACGGGCGAGATGTTCCGCGCCGCGCTCCATCACGGGGCGTGGATGAACGATCGACGGATCGAGGTGAGCGGCTCGCCCTCGCCAGCGGGGGCGCTGATCGCCACCGGCTTCTCCTACGACCCCGACCGGCGTACCAGCCAGCTGGCCATGCTCGCGCACGTGATGCCGCTCGCCCGCGATATCCGCCGCATCGGGGCGGGCTCGCTCGACCTCGCCTCGGTCGCCGCCGGCCGTGTCGACGCCTACTACGAGCGGGGACTATGGCCCTGGGATCTCGCGGCCGGGGCGTTGCTGGTGCGGGAGGCAGGGGGTCGCGTCGCCGGCGCGGGGGGTGCTCCGCTCGGTCGCGAGACGATGCTGGCGGGATCCGGGGAGTTCTTCGATCGCCTCGACGCGGTGCTCGCCCCGCTCGTGCGTGCGGAGTGA
- a CDS encoding aldose 1-epimerase family protein, whose translation MIDEPRRPASGTQHILRSGNYTAVIASVGASLRCLTIEEEGGPRDLVVPFEADEVRPAYRGTTLVPWPNRVVDGRYRFDGVDYELALTEPSRGHALHGLGAWLDYDAIDKGADHVTLQAEIEPQSAYPWRLSIETTFRLGPDGLTQTVRATNLASSRAPYGTGPHPYLVAGAGKVDDWILELPADEVLTVTEDRLIPVALEPVDASDPRRFDYRTPRPIADARIDHAYTGLHTSDDGSVTVTVTDAAGSGAGIVWDGACSWVQIHTADRPGEPADRTGLAVEPMTCPPDAFNSEKALIVLDPGASAEAEWTIFAIARKAA comes from the coding sequence GTGATCGATGAACCTCGCCGCCCTGCGTCCGGAACCCAGCACATCCTCCGATCGGGCAATTACACCGCCGTCATCGCGAGCGTCGGCGCCTCGCTGCGCTGCCTCACGATCGAGGAGGAGGGCGGACCTCGCGATCTCGTGGTGCCGTTCGAGGCCGACGAGGTGCGCCCCGCCTATCGCGGCACGACCCTCGTGCCCTGGCCGAATCGGGTGGTGGACGGTCGATACCGCTTCGACGGCGTCGACTACGAGCTCGCGCTCACGGAGCCCTCGCGGGGCCACGCGCTGCACGGTCTCGGCGCGTGGCTCGACTACGACGCCATCGACAAGGGTGCCGACCACGTCACGCTCCAGGCGGAGATCGAGCCGCAGAGCGCCTACCCGTGGCGTCTGTCCATCGAGACCACGTTCCGGCTCGGCCCCGACGGTCTGACCCAGACGGTGCGGGCGACCAACCTCGCGTCGTCGCGGGCGCCCTACGGCACCGGTCCGCACCCGTACCTCGTCGCCGGAGCGGGGAAGGTCGACGACTGGATCCTCGAGCTGCCCGCGGACGAGGTCCTCACCGTGACCGAGGACCGCCTGATACCCGTCGCACTGGAGCCCGTCGACGCGTCGGACCCCCGCCGGTTCGACTACCGGACTCCCCGCCCGATCGCGGACGCCAGGATCGACCACGCGTACACGGGTCTGCACACGAGCGACGACGGCTCGGTGACCGTGACCGTGACGGATGCCGCAGGAAGCGGCGCGGGAATCGTGTGGGACGGCGCCTGCAGCTGGGTTCAGATCCACACGGCCGACCGTCCCGGGGAGCCCGCGGATCGCACAGGTCTGGCCGTCGAGCCCATGACGTGCCCGCCCGACGCATTCAACAGTGAGAAAGCTCTCATAGTGCTTGACCCGGGAGCCTCGGCGGAGGCTGAATGGACCATCTTCGCGATCGCGCGGAAGGCAGCCTGA
- a CDS encoding ROK family protein: protein MTDRARTFEDVRRTNLARLLRIVHLEGPQSRARLTAATGLNRSTIADLVAELVSLGVVAELPPAPATRAGRPSPVVAADPAIVAIAANPEVDAITLGAVRLDGTVVVRRRVEVDHLLRPEEAVGMVVDTMAQWRTDELREARPIGVGLAVPGLVRASDGAVRIAPHLGWRDVALRELAESATGLPVAVGNDASLGAIAEHLFGAGRGIDDLVYLNGGASGIGGGVIVGGTLLSGLSGYAGEFGQNRPGIPSTADRRADDGVLEDEVSRARLLAVARLTVADDPTLAAALTERDVPDAAAEIARQRRILATALANAVNVLNPRLIVLGGFLATIATLGEGATDQLLDAVRDQAMPAAAEEVEIRPAALGENRLLIGAAEAAFTTLLDDPVGALRAT, encoded by the coding sequence GTGACCGATCGCGCGAGGACGTTCGAGGACGTGCGCCGTACGAACCTCGCGCGGCTCCTGCGCATCGTGCACCTCGAGGGCCCGCAGTCCCGTGCCCGCCTCACCGCGGCCACGGGACTCAACCGGTCGACCATCGCCGACCTCGTCGCAGAGCTGGTGTCGCTGGGGGTCGTGGCCGAGCTCCCGCCCGCACCCGCGACGCGCGCCGGCCGGCCCTCTCCCGTCGTCGCGGCCGATCCTGCGATCGTGGCGATCGCCGCAAACCCCGAGGTCGATGCGATCACACTGGGCGCCGTGCGCCTCGACGGCACCGTCGTGGTTCGACGACGTGTGGAGGTCGACCATCTGCTCAGGCCCGAAGAGGCGGTCGGGATGGTCGTCGACACGATGGCCCAGTGGCGCACCGACGAGCTGCGCGAGGCGCGGCCGATCGGGGTGGGTCTTGCCGTGCCCGGCCTCGTGCGCGCCAGCGACGGCGCCGTGCGCATCGCGCCGCACCTGGGGTGGCGCGATGTCGCGCTGCGGGAGCTCGCGGAGAGCGCCACGGGGCTGCCGGTGGCCGTCGGCAACGACGCCTCCCTCGGAGCCATCGCAGAGCACCTCTTCGGCGCCGGCCGCGGCATCGACGACCTCGTCTACCTCAACGGCGGCGCGAGCGGCATCGGCGGCGGGGTCATCGTCGGCGGCACCCTGCTGTCGGGGCTGTCGGGGTACGCCGGAGAATTCGGGCAGAACCGCCCCGGCATCCCCTCGACCGCCGACCGCCGCGCCGATGACGGCGTGCTCGAGGACGAGGTCAGCCGCGCTCGGCTGCTCGCCGTCGCCCGGCTCACCGTCGCCGACGACCCGACGCTCGCGGCCGCGCTCACCGAGAGGGACGTGCCGGATGCCGCGGCGGAGATCGCCCGGCAGCGGCGCATCCTGGCGACGGCCCTCGCCAACGCCGTCAACGTCCTGAACCCGAGGCTGATCGTGCTCGGTGGGTTCCTCGCCACGATCGCGACCCTCGGCGAGGGCGCCACCGATCAGCTGCTGGACGCGGTGCGCGATCAGGCGATGCCCGCCGCGGCGGAGGAGGTGGAGATCCGCCCGGCCGCTCTGGGCGAGAACCGCCTGCTGATCGGGGCCGCCGAGGCGGCCTTCACGACCCTCCTCGACGACCCCGTCGGCGCGCTGCGCGCGACTTAG
- a CDS encoding xylulokinase, whose amino-acid sequence MTLVAGVDSSTQSCKVVVVDAETGRVVREGRATHPAGTEVPPAAWWDALTAAIADAGGLADVAAVSVGGQQHGMVALDAEGRVIRDALLWNDTRSAQAARDLIAEVGAEEYARRTGVVPVASFTATKLRWLRDAEPENAARVAAVALPHDWLTWRLRGFGPADESPLGPVLEELTTDRSDASGTAYWGASGYDVDLFVRALGHDAVRPRVLGPGESAGRTPEGVLVGPGAGDNAGAALGLGAGEGDVVVSIGTSGTVFAVTADPVADASGTVAGFADAAGGFLPLIATLNAARVLDAVAGLLGVDHDELGRLALEADAEASVPVLVPYFEGERTPNLPEATATLAGLTLASTTRPAVARAAIEGMLCGLADGLDAIRALGVQARRVMLVGGAARNPAVSAIAAQVFDVPIVVPEPGEYVALGAAAQAAWVHTGERPGWSPESSGEYASDTRPVIRARYRVVAAGYDE is encoded by the coding sequence ATGACTCTGGTGGCGGGGGTCGATTCGTCGACCCAATCGTGCAAGGTCGTGGTCGTGGATGCCGAGACGGGGCGGGTGGTGCGCGAGGGGCGTGCCACCCACCCCGCCGGCACCGAGGTGCCTCCCGCCGCGTGGTGGGACGCCCTGACGGCGGCGATCGCGGACGCCGGCGGTCTCGCCGACGTGGCCGCGGTCTCGGTCGGCGGTCAGCAGCACGGCATGGTCGCCCTGGATGCCGAGGGCCGCGTCATCCGCGATGCCCTGCTCTGGAACGACACCCGCTCTGCCCAGGCGGCGCGGGATCTCATCGCGGAGGTCGGCGCGGAGGAGTACGCGCGCCGCACGGGCGTCGTGCCCGTCGCGTCGTTCACCGCGACGAAGCTGCGCTGGCTGCGCGATGCTGAGCCCGAGAACGCCGCGCGCGTGGCCGCGGTCGCGCTGCCGCACGATTGGCTCACATGGCGCCTGCGGGGTTTCGGCCCCGCCGATGAGTCCCCTCTGGGTCCCGTGCTCGAGGAGCTCACGACCGACCGGTCCGACGCCAGCGGCACGGCCTACTGGGGCGCCTCGGGCTACGACGTCGACCTCTTCGTGCGCGCTCTCGGGCACGACGCGGTGCGCCCGCGCGTGCTGGGGCCCGGCGAGTCCGCCGGACGCACCCCCGAGGGTGTCCTCGTCGGCCCGGGCGCCGGCGACAACGCCGGGGCGGCGCTCGGCCTGGGTGCCGGCGAAGGTGACGTCGTCGTCTCGATCGGCACGTCGGGAACCGTCTTCGCCGTGACCGCCGATCCCGTGGCCGACGCCTCGGGCACCGTCGCCGGGTTCGCGGATGCCGCGGGAGGGTTCCTCCCGCTCATCGCGACCCTCAACGCCGCGCGCGTGCTCGACGCCGTCGCGGGGCTTCTCGGAGTCGACCACGACGAGCTCGGGCGCCTCGCGCTCGAGGCGGATGCCGAGGCATCCGTGCCCGTGCTCGTGCCCTATTTCGAGGGCGAGCGCACGCCGAACCTGCCCGAGGCGACCGCGACGCTGGCCGGCCTGACGCTCGCGTCGACGACGCGCCCGGCCGTCGCGCGCGCCGCGATCGAGGGGATGCTCTGCGGTCTCGCCGACGGCCTCGACGCCATCCGCGCACTGGGCGTGCAGGCACGCCGCGTCATGCTCGTCGGCGGCGCCGCCCGCAACCCCGCAGTCTCGGCCATCGCGGCGCAGGTGTTCGATGTGCCGATCGTCGTCCCCGAGCCCGGGGAGTACGTCGCGCTCGGTGCCGCCGCGCAGGCGGCCTGGGTGCACACGGGTGAGCGGCCGGGCTGGTCGCCCGAGTCGAGCGGCGAGTACGCATCCGACACGCGGCCGGTCATCCGCGCGCGATACCGGGTTGTTGCGGCAGGATACGACGAGTGA
- the xylA gene encoding xylose isomerase — MPTPTPADKFTFGLWTVGYTGADPFGGPTRPALDVVHTVEKLAELGAYGVTFHDDDLFAFGSTDAERQTQIDRLKGALADTGLAVPMVTTNLFTAPVFKDGGFTSNDRGVRRFALRKVIRNIDLAAELGAKTYVMWGGREGAEYDSAKDIRAALERYREAVNLLGDYVTDKGYDIRFAIEPKPNEPRGDILLPTLGHALAFINSLERPELVGLNPEVGHEQMAGLNFAAGIAQALYHGKLYHIDLNGQRGIKYDQDLVFGHGDLHNAFALVDLLENGGPGGIPAYDGPRHFDYKPSRTEDETGVWASASANMRTYLLLKERAAAFRADPEVQEALEAARVAELSVPTLSEGESYDDLLADRAAFEEFDTGAYLGGKGFGFVRLQQLATEHLLGAR; from the coding sequence ATGCCCACACCCACCCCCGCCGACAAGTTCACCTTCGGCCTCTGGACCGTCGGCTACACCGGTGCCGACCCCTTCGGCGGCCCCACCCGGCCCGCACTCGACGTGGTGCACACCGTCGAGAAGCTCGCCGAGCTCGGCGCGTACGGCGTGACCTTCCACGACGACGACCTCTTCGCCTTCGGCTCGACCGACGCCGAGCGCCAGACGCAGATCGACCGCCTGAAGGGCGCGCTCGCCGACACCGGCCTCGCGGTCCCGATGGTGACCACCAACCTCTTCACCGCCCCCGTGTTCAAGGACGGCGGCTTCACCTCCAACGACCGCGGCGTGCGCCGGTTCGCGCTGCGCAAGGTGATCCGCAACATCGACCTGGCCGCCGAGCTCGGCGCCAAGACGTACGTCATGTGGGGCGGCCGCGAGGGCGCCGAGTATGACTCCGCGAAGGACATCCGTGCCGCGCTCGAGCGCTACCGCGAGGCCGTCAACCTGCTCGGCGACTACGTCACCGACAAGGGCTACGACATCCGCTTCGCCATCGAGCCCAAGCCCAACGAGCCGCGCGGCGACATCCTGCTGCCGACCCTGGGCCACGCCCTCGCGTTCATCAACTCCCTCGAGCGCCCCGAGCTCGTGGGCCTGAACCCCGAGGTCGGCCACGAGCAGATGGCGGGCCTGAACTTCGCCGCCGGCATCGCCCAGGCGCTGTACCACGGCAAGCTCTACCACATCGACCTCAACGGCCAGCGCGGCATCAAGTACGACCAGGACCTCGTGTTCGGTCACGGCGACCTGCACAACGCCTTCGCGCTCGTCGACCTGCTCGAGAACGGCGGACCCGGGGGCATCCCCGCGTACGACGGACCGCGTCACTTCGACTACAAGCCGAGCCGCACCGAGGACGAGACCGGGGTCTGGGCCTCCGCCTCGGCGAACATGCGCACCTACCTGCTGCTCAAGGAGCGCGCGGCGGCCTTCCGCGCCGACCCCGAGGTGCAGGAGGCCCTCGAGGCCGCGCGCGTCGCGGAGCTGTCGGTGCCGACGCTGAGCGAGGGCGAGTCGTACGACGACCTGCTCGCCGACCGCGCCGCGTTCGAGGAGTTCGACACCGGTGCGTACCTCGGCGGCAAGGGCTTCGGATTCGTTCGCCTGCAGCAGCTCGCCACCGAGCACCTGCTCGGCGCACGCTGA